The Hyphomicrobiales bacterium genome has a window encoding:
- a CDS encoding putative peptide ABC transporter permease protein y4tP (Evidence 3 : Putative function from multiple computational evidences) codes for MLSYLAQRLASTILVMTLVGIFVFMLLHFSAGDPAAIIAGDYATPQQIEAIRQRLGLDDPLLVQFGRWALRVVQGDLGVSIFSSTPVSTLILQRLEPTLSLAVLTMIFAVSIAVTLGVLAAWKAGRPIDRLLMGFSVLGFSMPAFVVGYGLIYIFAIELRWLPVQGYRPIMDGIGPWFLHLVLPTVTLGLAYIALIARMTRASVQEVLEEDYIRTANAKGVPARTMLMKHALKNAGVPIITVIGIGVALLIGGVVITETVFNIPGIGRLVVDAISKRDYPIIQGVILVFSGVYVLINLAVDLSYSLIDPRIRH; via the coding sequence ATGCTGAGCTATCTCGCACAACGCCTGGCATCGACCATTCTGGTGATGACGCTGGTCGGCATCTTCGTCTTCATGCTGCTGCATTTTTCCGCAGGCGATCCGGCTGCCATCATCGCCGGCGATTACGCCACGCCGCAGCAGATCGAGGCCATCCGCCAGCGGCTCGGCCTCGACGACCCCCTGCTCGTCCAGTTCGGGCGCTGGGCGCTGCGCGTGGTCCAGGGCGATCTCGGCGTCTCGATCTTCTCCAGCACGCCGGTTTCCACCCTGATCCTGCAACGCCTCGAACCGACGCTGTCGCTTGCCGTCCTGACGATGATCTTCGCCGTCAGCATCGCCGTCACGCTGGGCGTGCTCGCGGCCTGGAAGGCCGGACGCCCCATCGACCGCCTGCTGATGGGCTTTTCGGTGCTCGGCTTCTCGATGCCCGCCTTCGTCGTCGGCTACGGGCTGATCTACATCTTCGCGATCGAACTGCGCTGGCTGCCGGTGCAGGGCTATCGGCCGATCATGGACGGCATCGGGCCGTGGTTCCTCCATCTCGTGCTGCCGACGGTGACGCTCGGCCTGGCCTATATCGCCCTGATCGCCCGCATGACGCGCGCTTCCGTGCAGGAGGTGCTGGAGGAGGACTATATCCGCACCGCCAACGCCAAGGGCGTTCCGGCGCGCACCATGCTGATGAAGCACGCGCTGAAGAATGCCGGCGTGCCGATCATCACCGTGATCGGCATCGGTGTCGCCCTGCTGATCGGCGGCGTCGTGATCACCGAAACCGTGTTCAATATCCCGGGCATCGGCCGCCTGGTCGTCGATGCGATCTCGAAGCGCGACTACCCGATCATCCAGGGCGTGATCCTCGTCTTCTCCGGCGTCTATGTGCTGATCAACCTGGCGGTCGATCTGTCCTATTCGCTCATCGATCCGCGCATCCGGCATTGA
- a CDS encoding ABC transporter permease → MKYGLQFRDVFAAWDSILDGVLITLFLSICAMLGGLVIGIACAAARVYGPHWLQRAAAIYVEVIRNTPLLVQLFLIFFGLPSLGLRLDGMTAAVIALVINLGAYTTEIVRAGLEAVPKAQIEAGHSLGLSGLQVFRHVVMFPALKAMFPALASQFVLLMLATSVVSQISVQDLFHAASIVQSRTFRDFEVYTVIGVLYLALAFAFRGAFAGIYYWVFVRR, encoded by the coding sequence ATGAAATACGGGCTGCAGTTCCGCGACGTCTTCGCCGCCTGGGACTCCATCCTCGACGGCGTCCTGATCACGCTTTTTTTGTCGATCTGCGCGATGCTCGGCGGGCTCGTCATCGGCATCGCCTGCGCCGCAGCCCGTGTCTACGGACCGCATTGGCTGCAACGGGCCGCCGCGATCTATGTCGAAGTCATCCGCAACACCCCGCTGCTGGTCCAGCTCTTCCTGATCTTCTTCGGCCTGCCGAGCCTCGGACTGAGGCTGGACGGCATGACCGCGGCGGTCATCGCCCTCGTCATCAATCTCGGCGCCTACACGACGGAAATCGTCCGCGCCGGCCTCGAGGCCGTGCCGAAGGCTCAGATCGAGGCCGGACATTCGCTCGGCCTCTCGGGCCTGCAGGTCTTCCGCCATGTCGTGATGTTCCCGGCGTTGAAGGCCATGTTCCCCGCCCTCGCCAGCCAGTTCGTGCTCCTGATGCTGGCGACCAGCGTCGTCTCCCAGATTTCGGTGCAGGACCTGTTCCACGCAGCCTCGATCGTACAGTCGCGCACCTTCCGCGATTTCGAAGTCTACACCGTGATCGGCGTACTCTATCTCGCCCTCGCCTTCGCCTTCCGCGGCGCCTTCGCCGGCATCTACTACTGGGTGTTCGTCAGGCGATGA
- a CDS encoding Transcriptional regulator, IclR family, protein MTDHLDTDDGDKVSYAAPALEKGLDILELLAEVGEPLPMRLIAERLQRSKSEIFRMVFVLQQRGYLVREPGTDRLALSRRLFDLGIRTPGGRQLTSIVLPLMERFSEESGQVAHLVVLSRAQTVVLATTSGHLDASVIVRPGYGRPALAANSGLLILAFQSEARRRTLMRDAPPADRERLDAPELAEIFAGIRSLGHRTAPSRDIMAVTDIVCPVIGPSGHAEAAILVPSLQRHGIVTDEVAILLALKAVCREAGAQLSL, encoded by the coding sequence ATGACTGATCACCTGGATACGGATGACGGCGACAAGGTCTCCTATGCCGCACCGGCACTGGAGAAGGGGCTGGATATCCTCGAGCTGCTGGCCGAGGTCGGCGAGCCGCTGCCGATGCGCCTCATTGCCGAACGGCTGCAGCGCTCGAAGAGCGAGATTTTCCGGATGGTCTTCGTGCTGCAGCAGCGTGGCTATCTGGTCCGTGAGCCGGGCACCGATCGGCTGGCGCTGTCCAGGCGGCTGTTCGATCTCGGCATCAGGACACCGGGCGGCCGGCAACTGACCTCGATCGTCCTGCCGCTGATGGAGCGCTTCAGCGAGGAGAGCGGCCAGGTCGCCCATCTCGTCGTGCTCAGCCGTGCCCAGACGGTCGTCCTCGCGACCACGTCCGGCCATCTCGACGCCAGCGTCATCGTGCGGCCGGGTTATGGCCGCCCGGCACTCGCCGCCAATTCAGGCCTGCTCATCCTCGCCTTCCAGTCGGAAGCGCGCCGCCGCACGCTGATGCGGGACGCGCCCCCCGCGGATCGCGAGCGGCTCGATGCTCCCGAACTCGCCGAGATATTCGCCGGCATCAGGTCGCTCGGCCACCGTACGGCTCCCAGCCGGGACATCATGGCGGTGACGGACATCGTCTGCCCCGTGATCGGGCCCTCGGGCCACGCCGAGGCCGCGATCCTGGTTCCGTCGCTGCAGCGCCATGGCATCGTGACGGACGAAGTCGCGATCCTGCTGGCCCTCAAGGCGGTCTGCCGCGAGGCCGGAGCGCAGCTTTCTCTTTGA
- a CDS encoding Amino acid ABC transporter substrate-binding protein (PAAT family), producing MPSFFAGRSFLAGLAALAIAAFGAVEARADKLQDILQKGVVRIGVPLDAPPFGAQDANRNPIGFDIEFAEMVAKGLGVKLEMQQITGANRIPFLLTDKVDIVISVLGLTPERARQVMFTAPYANTFLAVYGAKSSTVTSPDTLGSTRIAAAKGTTQELAISAAAPKANLMRTEDDATAAAAYITGQADLLATNSIVAQALAKQNPGKEFERRFVIRRSPAHMAVQMDQHNLVRWLDSFIFFNTLNGEIDRLHKKYLDMPMDPLPTL from the coding sequence ATGCCTTCATTCTTCGCCGGCCGTTCGTTTCTGGCGGGCCTGGCCGCCCTTGCCATCGCAGCCTTCGGCGCAGTCGAAGCGCGGGCCGACAAGCTCCAGGACATCCTTCAGAAGGGCGTCGTGCGCATCGGCGTGCCGCTCGACGCACCACCCTTCGGCGCGCAGGACGCCAACCGCAACCCGATCGGCTTCGACATCGAATTCGCCGAAATGGTCGCCAAGGGCCTCGGCGTGAAGCTGGAGATGCAGCAGATCACCGGCGCCAACCGCATTCCCTTCCTGCTCACCGACAAGGTCGACATCGTCATCTCGGTGCTCGGCCTCACGCCCGAGCGCGCCCGGCAGGTGATGTTCACCGCCCCCTACGCCAACACCTTCCTCGCCGTCTACGGCGCGAAGTCGTCGACCGTGACCAGCCCCGACACACTGGGCTCCACCCGCATCGCCGCCGCCAAGGGCACCACGCAGGAGCTGGCAATCAGCGCCGCGGCGCCCAAGGCCAATCTGATGCGCACCGAGGACGATGCCACGGCCGCCGCCGCCTACATCACCGGCCAGGCCGATCTCCTCGCCACCAACAGCATCGTCGCGCAGGCGCTCGCCAAGCAGAATCCGGGCAAGGAATTCGAGCGCAGATTCGTCATCCGCCGCAGCCCGGCGCATATGGCCGTGCAGATGGACCAGCACAATCTGGTGCGCTGGCTCGACAGCTTCATCTTCTTCAACACGCTGAACGGCGAGATCGACCGGCTGCACAAGAAATATCTCGACATGCCAATGGACCCGCTGCCGACGCTCTGA
- the doeB gene encoding N-alpha-acetyl-L-2,4-diaminobutyric acid deacetylase, with protein MTSSRQKLTPRPSSAFLTIDPEREGKQVGFLMIPHSPDDDAWGATRIPVAVIKNGTGPTAILEGGNHGDEYEGPITICDLIRDLDPGRVQGRLILMPANNVHAVIAGKRTSPVDGLNFNRTFPGDPRGTITQQISAYITDHIYPLGDAFLDLHSGGSSLDIIPSAIVEPTDDPALHRRNVAAVQAFDAPMTVVISNLGEPRTATAAACRAGLVTVGTEMAGGGTVSLDALKVCRRGVANVLDHLGIVAREKPEPRRGEGGILELPGISAYVYASADGIFEPFHANGEKVSAGQPAGRIHCTWDPTRPPELLHYAADGILYGRRQPGRVRPGNCCLIVAAPYKGTLS; from the coding sequence ATGACCAGCTCTCGCCAGAAGCTCACGCCACGCCCCTCCAGCGCCTTCCTCACCATCGATCCCGAACGCGAGGGCAAACAGGTCGGCTTCCTGATGATCCCGCATTCGCCGGACGACGATGCCTGGGGCGCGACGCGCATCCCTGTCGCGGTGATCAAGAACGGAACCGGCCCCACCGCGATCCTCGAAGGCGGCAACCATGGCGACGAGTACGAAGGGCCGATCACGATCTGCGACCTGATCCGCGATCTCGACCCGGGCCGCGTCCAGGGCCGGCTGATCCTGATGCCGGCCAACAACGTCCACGCGGTGATCGCGGGCAAGCGGACCTCCCCGGTCGACGGGCTGAACTTCAACCGCACCTTTCCCGGCGATCCGCGCGGCACGATCACCCAGCAGATCTCGGCCTACATCACCGATCATATCTACCCGCTCGGCGACGCCTTCCTCGACCTGCATTCGGGCGGCTCGTCGCTCGACATCATCCCGAGCGCAATCGTCGAGCCGACCGACGATCCCGCGCTGCACCGGCGCAACGTCGCCGCCGTGCAGGCCTTCGACGCGCCGATGACGGTGGTGATCAGCAATCTCGGCGAACCGCGAACCGCGACCGCCGCCGCCTGCCGGGCCGGCCTCGTCACCGTCGGCACGGAGATGGCCGGCGGCGGCACGGTCTCGCTGGACGCGCTCAAGGTCTGCCGCCGCGGCGTCGCCAACGTGCTCGACCATCTCGGCATCGTGGCGCGGGAGAAGCCCGAGCCGCGGCGCGGCGAAGGCGGCATCCTCGAACTGCCCGGCATCTCGGCCTATGTCTATGCCAGCGCCGACGGAATCTTCGAGCCGTTCCATGCCAATGGCGAGAAGGTCAGCGCCGGCCAACCCGCCGGCCGCATCCATTGCACCTGGGACCCGACGCGCCCGCCCGAACTGCTCCACTATGCCGCCGACGGAATCCTCTATGGCCGCCGCCAGCCGGGCCGCGTCAGACCGGGCAATTGCTGCCTGATCGTCGCCGCGCCCTATAAGGGGACATTGTCGTGA
- a CDS encoding Threonine dehydratase, with amino-acid sequence MIDLAAIEDARRRIAPHIRKTPTLRYGQLKSADTSGLDVTLKLELLQAAGSFKARGAMNRLLTLSDTERARGIVTASGGNHGLAIARSAQVLGTSATIFLPLNAAPDKITKLRQWGAAVEIVGDIWDDANAAALGHAERTGATYAHPFSDPAVVAGQGTLGLDILDDMPEVDVILVAIGGGGLITGLSTAVKAKRPATRIIGIEPIGSPTLHACLQAGKLVALESLSTRVATMSCRLTDQAIFETVQRNVDDIVLVSDEEMERAARSLWFEFGIAADLSGAAAVAVLQSARVNLSPGMRVCALVCGAGTDGIGPG; translated from the coding sequence GTGATCGATCTCGCTGCCATCGAGGATGCGCGCCGGCGCATCGCGCCGCATATCCGCAAGACCCCGACGCTGCGCTACGGCCAGCTGAAGAGTGCCGACACGAGCGGCCTCGACGTCACGCTCAAGCTTGAGCTGCTGCAAGCGGCCGGCTCGTTCAAGGCGCGCGGCGCGATGAACCGCCTGCTGACATTGAGCGATACCGAGCGGGCACGCGGCATCGTCACGGCCTCCGGCGGCAATCACGGCCTCGCCATCGCGCGCTCGGCGCAGGTGCTCGGCACCAGCGCCACCATCTTCCTGCCCTTGAATGCGGCGCCGGACAAGATCACGAAGCTGAGGCAATGGGGTGCGGCGGTCGAGATCGTCGGCGACATCTGGGACGATGCGAATGCCGCCGCGCTCGGCCATGCCGAGCGGACCGGCGCAACCTATGCCCACCCCTTCAGCGACCCCGCCGTCGTCGCCGGGCAAGGCACGCTCGGTCTGGACATCCTCGACGACATGCCCGAGGTCGACGTGATCCTCGTCGCGATCGGGGGCGGCGGCCTGATCACCGGGCTCTCCACCGCGGTCAAGGCCAAGCGCCCGGCGACTCGGATCATCGGCATCGAGCCGATCGGCTCGCCGACACTGCATGCCTGCCTGCAAGCCGGGAAGCTCGTTGCCTTGGAGTCGCTTTCGACCCGCGTCGCGACAATGTCTTGCCGCCTGACGGATCAGGCGATCTTCGAGACCGTCCAACGCAATGTCGACGATATCGTCCTCGTCAGCGACGAAGAGATGGAGCGCGCAGCGCGCTCGCTCTGGTTCGAATTCGGCATCGCAGCCGATCTATCGGGCGCCGCCGCTGTGGCGGTCCTGCAATCGGCCCGGGTTAATCTCTCTCCGGGAATGCGCGTCTGCGCCCTGGTCTGCGGCGCGGGCACCGATGGCATCGGTCCGGGCTGA
- a CDS encoding Microcystinase C has protein sequence MRLFAASLATETNTFSPIPTSRANFEASAYFPAGQHPDRATHCTAPLYVARQRAKRDGFELIEGSCFWAEPSGTCAKADYEEMREEILVQLRAALPVDGVLLGLHGAMVAHGYDDCEGDILEHVRAIVGPSVPIGVELDPHCHLTEKRVRLADAIILYKEYPHIDFVERAEELVDIILGTIRGKIKPVMSLYDCRMIELVPTTREPGRSFVDRMSALEGKDGILSVSLAHGFQQGDVPEIGTRVLVVTDDAKAKGDALAAKLGEEFRALKGQFAPPVVPLDAALDRALGSKANGPSVIADSTDNAGGGAASDNTNIIHRLRERGIANAAVGPVWDPVAVEFCLTAGVGATIPLRFGGKAASTSGTPVDGEVTVLGAIRNGTQSFGTAKVPIGNAVGIRIDGIDVALLSHRTQALGLEIFTSVGIDPTQKRIVSVKSTNHFHAAYGPIASEVIYTDGGGPSHLDVRKYPYRKINRPLWPHDPLPPGRLVV, from the coding sequence ATGCGCCTGTTTGCTGCTTCGCTTGCAACCGAAACGAATACGTTCTCACCGATTCCCACGTCGCGGGCCAATTTCGAGGCTTCCGCCTATTTCCCCGCCGGGCAGCACCCCGACCGCGCGACCCACTGCACGGCCCCGCTCTATGTCGCGCGGCAGCGGGCCAAGCGCGACGGCTTCGAGCTGATCGAAGGCTCCTGCTTCTGGGCCGAGCCGTCGGGAACCTGCGCCAAGGCCGATTACGAGGAGATGCGCGAGGAGATTCTCGTCCAGCTCAGGGCGGCGCTGCCGGTCGACGGCGTACTGCTCGGCCTGCATGGCGCCATGGTCGCGCATGGCTATGACGATTGCGAAGGCGACATCCTCGAACATGTCCGCGCCATCGTCGGCCCTTCCGTGCCGATCGGGGTCGAGCTCGATCCGCATTGCCACCTGACCGAGAAGCGCGTGCGCCTCGCCGACGCGATCATCCTCTACAAGGAATATCCGCATATCGACTTCGTCGAGCGGGCCGAGGAGCTGGTCGACATCATCCTCGGCACGATCCGCGGCAAGATCAAGCCGGTGATGTCGCTCTATGATTGCCGGATGATCGAGCTGGTGCCGACCACGCGCGAGCCGGGGCGGTCCTTCGTCGACCGAATGAGCGCGCTCGAAGGCAAGGACGGCATTCTCTCGGTCTCGCTGGCGCATGGCTTCCAGCAGGGCGACGTCCCCGAGATCGGCACCCGCGTCCTCGTCGTCACCGACGACGCCAAGGCGAAGGGCGACGCACTCGCGGCGAAGCTCGGCGAGGAGTTCCGCGCGCTCAAGGGGCAGTTCGCCCCGCCCGTCGTCCCGCTCGACGCGGCGCTCGACCGCGCCCTCGGCAGCAAGGCCAACGGCCCGAGCGTCATTGCGGATTCGACCGACAATGCCGGCGGCGGTGCGGCCTCCGACAACACCAACATCATCCACCGCCTGCGCGAGCGCGGCATCGCCAATGCGGCGGTCGGCCCGGTCTGGGACCCGGTCGCGGTCGAGTTCTGTCTGACGGCCGGCGTCGGCGCGACCATTCCGTTGCGCTTCGGCGGCAAGGCGGCCTCGACCTCGGGCACGCCGGTCGATGGCGAGGTGACCGTGCTCGGCGCCATCCGCAACGGCACGCAGAGCTTCGGCACCGCCAAGGTGCCGATCGGCAATGCCGTCGGCATCCGGATCGACGGGATCGACGTCGCGCTGCTCTCGCACCGGACCCAGGCGCTGGGGCTCGAAATCTTCACCAGCGTCGGCATCGACCCGACGCAGAAGCGCATCGTCAGCGTCAAGTCGACCAACCATTTCCACGCCGCCTACGGCCCCATCGCCAGCGAGGTGATCTACACCGACGGCGGCGGGCCGTCGCATCTCGACGTGCGCAAATATCCCTATCGCAAGATCAACCGGCCGCTCTGGCCGCATGATCCGCTCCCGCCCGGCCGGCTCGTCGTCTGA
- a CDS encoding putative peptide ABC transporter periplasmic-binding protein y4tO (Evidence 3 : Putative function from multiple computational evidences), whose translation MKTTRRGFVQGGLATGALVAAPATIRAQTTPSAARTIRAVLHGDLRVFDPIWTTANMTSYHAGMVYDMLFGVNDKYEPQPQMVSKWSLSDDRKTYTFELRDGLRFSDGTPVTARDCVASIRRWGARDGGGQHMMARLADTPVKNDKTFQIVMKEPYGLVVEWLAKAATNVCYIMREKEAGTDPNQQISTIIGSGPFTFNEGAVVQGQRYVYDRNANYVPRSEPAVMTSGGKVVNVDRVVFENIADEATAIAAIRAGEIDMIEYPNVDLLDSLAGEKAIKLEVLNKQGQLGWARVNWLHPPFNNVKARQAMLHLIHPTEVMKATFGDEKYFRGCSSLFGMGTPMENDANIDWFKGAPNIEKAKQLVKESGYDGRPVVVLQATNIAYMNNAANLIAQWMRQAGFNVSLQASDWGAVVTRRAVKAPPDQGGWNVFFTSGSVNAFGNPVSLSGHAASGEKGWFGWPSNELHEQLRDKWAGASTDAERKQIARDIQQNAWDFVPHAYFGQWFQPAALRNLTGLIGMPELIPFWNVKKG comes from the coding sequence ATGAAAACGACACGCCGAGGTTTCGTTCAGGGCGGATTGGCAACCGGGGCGCTCGTCGCCGCGCCGGCCACGATCCGCGCGCAGACCACGCCTTCCGCCGCCCGCACCATCCGCGCCGTCCTGCACGGCGACCTTCGCGTCTTCGACCCGATCTGGACGACCGCGAACATGACCTCCTACCACGCCGGCATGGTCTACGACATGCTGTTCGGCGTGAACGACAAATACGAGCCGCAACCGCAGATGGTCTCGAAATGGTCGCTCTCCGACGATCGCAAGACCTATACCTTCGAGCTGCGCGACGGGCTGCGCTTCAGCGACGGCACGCCGGTCACGGCCCGCGACTGCGTCGCCTCGATCCGACGCTGGGGCGCGCGTGACGGCGGCGGCCAGCACATGATGGCGCGCCTCGCCGACACGCCGGTGAAGAACGACAAGACCTTCCAGATCGTGATGAAGGAGCCCTATGGGCTCGTGGTGGAATGGCTCGCCAAGGCTGCGACCAATGTCTGCTACATCATGCGCGAGAAGGAGGCTGGGACCGACCCGAACCAGCAGATCAGCACGATCATCGGCTCTGGTCCTTTCACCTTCAACGAGGGCGCAGTCGTCCAGGGTCAGCGCTATGTCTACGACCGCAACGCGAACTATGTGCCTCGCTCAGAGCCGGCCGTGATGACCTCGGGCGGCAAGGTCGTGAATGTCGACCGGGTGGTGTTCGAGAACATCGCCGACGAGGCGACCGCGATCGCCGCGATCCGCGCCGGCGAGATCGACATGATCGAGTATCCGAATGTCGACCTGCTCGATTCGCTGGCCGGCGAGAAGGCCATCAAGCTCGAAGTGCTGAACAAGCAGGGGCAGCTCGGCTGGGCCCGCGTCAACTGGCTCCATCCGCCCTTCAACAACGTCAAGGCGCGGCAGGCCATGCTGCACCTCATCCACCCGACCGAGGTGATGAAGGCGACCTTCGGCGACGAAAAATATTTCCGCGGCTGCTCCTCGCTGTTCGGCATGGGCACGCCAATGGAGAACGACGCCAATATCGACTGGTTCAAAGGCGCGCCGAACATCGAGAAGGCGAAGCAGCTCGTGAAGGAGTCCGGTTATGACGGGCGCCCGGTCGTGGTGCTGCAGGCGACCAACATCGCCTATATGAACAACGCCGCCAACCTGATCGCGCAATGGATGCGGCAGGCCGGCTTCAACGTCTCGCTGCAGGCCTCAGACTGGGGCGCCGTCGTCACCCGTCGCGCCGTCAAGGCGCCGCCGGACCAGGGCGGCTGGAACGTGTTCTTCACCTCGGGATCGGTCAACGCCTTCGGCAACCCGGTCTCGCTCAGCGGCCATGCCGCCAGCGGCGAGAAGGGCTGGTTCGGCTGGCCGAGCAACGAGCTGCACGAACAATTGCGCGACAAATGGGCCGGCGCCTCCACCGATGCCGAGCGTAAGCAGATCGCGCGCGATATCCAGCAGAACGCCTGGGATTTCGTGCCGCATGCCTATTTCGGCCAGTGGTTCCAGCCGGCGGCTCTGCGCAATCTGACGGGTCTGATCGGCATGCCCGAGCTGATCCCGTTCTGGAACGTCAAGAAGGGCTGA
- the gltL gene encoding glutamate/aspartate ABC transporter ATP binding subunit, translating to MSLVEIRGISKSYGSVQVLKDVSLDIAKGEVVAVIGRSGSGKSTMLRCINGLEPIQAGSIRIDGVQVNDPKTNLRKLRQEVGIVFQSFNLFPHLSVSDNITLAPRVVKKQPPSEAREVAREVLRRVGLEEKLDAFPSQLSGGQQQRVAIARSLAMRPKVMLFDEVTSALDPELTGEVLKVLEAVAKEGMTMILVTHEMGFARRFGSRVVFMHEGRIHEEGQAAAVLAEPKTPELQTFLSAVLH from the coding sequence ATGTCGCTCGTTGAAATCCGCGGGATCAGCAAGAGCTACGGCTCCGTCCAGGTGCTCAAGGACGTTTCGCTCGACATCGCCAAGGGCGAGGTCGTCGCCGTGATCGGCCGCTCCGGCTCCGGCAAGAGCACGATGCTGCGCTGCATCAACGGGTTGGAGCCGATCCAGGCCGGATCGATCCGCATCGACGGCGTCCAGGTCAACGACCCCAAGACCAACCTGCGCAAGCTCCGGCAGGAGGTCGGCATCGTCTTCCAGAGCTTCAATCTGTTTCCTCATCTGTCGGTCAGCGACAACATCACGCTCGCTCCGCGCGTCGTGAAGAAGCAGCCGCCGAGCGAAGCCCGCGAGGTCGCGCGCGAGGTGCTGCGCCGAGTCGGGCTGGAGGAGAAACTCGACGCTTTCCCCTCCCAGCTTTCCGGCGGCCAGCAGCAGCGCGTCGCCATCGCCCGTTCGCTCGCGATGCGGCCCAAGGTGATGCTGTTCGACGAGGTCACCTCGGCACTCGATCCCGAGCTCACGGGCGAGGTGCTCAAGGTGCTCGAAGCCGTGGCGAAGGAGGGGATGACCATGATCCTCGTCACCCACGAGATGGGCTTCGCGCGCCGCTTCGGCTCGCGCGTCGTCTTCATGCACGAAGGCAGGATCCACGAAGAAGGCCAGGCCGCGGCGGTGCTCGCCGAGCCGAAGACGCCCGAGTTACAGACTTTCCTCAGCGCCGTTCTGCACTGA
- a CDS encoding Amino acid ABC transporter membrane protein 2 (PAAT family) yields the protein MIRTFSYIDVMYLVAAARWTLALTATAFAGSAALGLMLAVARIAPVAPLRWFTAAYIHIVQGTPLLVWLFLIFFGLPLIGISVNPWLAAAVAFSIYGSAFLGEIWRGALISIARTQWEAGASLGLSLYEQLRHVIVPQSIRVAIPPTVGFLVQLIKNTSLAATIGLVELTREGQLTAAGTYKPFAVYITVAAIYFAMCFPLTQWSRSLERRLDVAR from the coding sequence ATGATACGGACCTTCTCCTATATCGACGTGATGTATCTGGTGGCAGCGGCACGCTGGACGCTCGCTTTGACCGCCACCGCCTTCGCCGGCTCGGCCGCGCTCGGGTTGATGCTGGCCGTTGCGCGCATCGCGCCGGTCGCACCGCTGCGCTGGTTCACCGCCGCCTATATCCACATCGTTCAGGGCACGCCGTTGCTGGTCTGGCTGTTCCTGATCTTCTTCGGGCTGCCGCTGATCGGAATCTCGGTGAACCCGTGGCTTGCGGCGGCGGTCGCCTTTTCGATCTACGGCTCCGCCTTCCTCGGCGAGATCTGGCGTGGCGCGCTGATCTCGATCGCCAGGACGCAGTGGGAAGCCGGCGCCTCGCTCGGCCTCTCGCTTTACGAGCAGCTGCGCCACGTCATCGTGCCGCAGTCGATCCGGGTCGCGATCCCGCCCACGGTCGGCTTCCTGGTCCAGCTCATCAAGAATACCTCGCTTGCGGCGACGATCGGCCTGGTCGAACTCACCCGCGAGGGTCAGCTCACCGCGGCCGGAACCTACAAGCCCTTTGCCGTCTACATCACCGTCGCGGCGATCTATTTCGCGATGTGCTTCCCTCTCACGCAATGGAGCCGCTCGCTCGAGCGGAGGCTCGATGTCGCTCGTTGA